One Deinococcus aerius DNA segment encodes these proteins:
- a CDS encoding extracellular solute-binding protein, producing MKRRTALTTALLLSSSALISMASAAPGSWRGTIYMAAADYTPNFPGVKNQLKVFQQIADEYEKKYPGIKIKFYEEPIPDTNTMIRVKAAAGELFDIYWAQSYNLNSTLPRGVATDLAPYFKQPNPYIPGNKAWQDVMDKAQLAESRTPQGQIYTLSGDKVVYTIFYNKNLFKKAGITKVPTTWPELIAASKKLKAAGIYPMHAVPAYPWWSRHFLSDLYSKDYAKLTGYDGLPGQSPLDEAVAIHKGILTPKDDRFMSWWPVFKQFTDTWPKDYLAADPGKNYDAFQDFVGQKEAMLYEGSYKVREMLDAGVKFPVGAFNFPRLSKAESRYATGVNTANAYAGTGGFQYAMSTPQSNKTMREKGKTEAVIDWMRFFGTPRNLQRLTAEQGTYAPTWPGTTVKLALSNFDAGAITAQLKLPERSIGAATATANLGWVDMQRIFGLYLSGNITLDQAKAQAQTVLDRAAQDYARKNKIDLSKY from the coding sequence ATGAAACGCCGCACTGCCCTGACGACCGCCCTGCTTCTGAGTTCAAGCGCCCTGATCTCGATGGCGAGTGCCGCGCCCGGCTCCTGGCGCGGCACGATCTATATGGCCGCCGCCGACTACACGCCCAACTTCCCCGGCGTGAAAAACCAGCTCAAGGTCTTTCAGCAGATCGCCGACGAGTACGAGAAGAAGTACCCCGGCATCAAGATCAAGTTCTACGAGGAACCCATCCCCGACACGAACACCATGATCCGCGTCAAGGCGGCGGCGGGCGAACTCTTCGACATCTACTGGGCGCAGTCCTACAACCTGAACTCCACCCTGCCCAGGGGGGTGGCGACCGATCTCGCGCCCTACTTCAAACAGCCCAACCCCTACATTCCCGGCAACAAGGCCTGGCAGGACGTGATGGACAAGGCCCAGCTCGCCGAGAGCCGCACGCCGCAGGGCCAGATTTACACCCTCAGCGGCGATAAGGTCGTTTACACCATCTTCTACAACAAGAACCTCTTCAAAAAGGCGGGGATCACCAAGGTCCCGACGACCTGGCCCGAACTCATCGCGGCCTCCAAGAAGCTCAAGGCGGCGGGCATCTACCCCATGCACGCGGTCCCGGCCTACCCGTGGTGGAGCCGCCATTTCCTCTCGGACCTGTACTCGAAGGACTACGCGAAGCTCACCGGTTACGACGGCTTGCCCGGTCAGTCGCCGCTTGACGAGGCGGTGGCGATCCACAAGGGCATCCTGACGCCGAAGGACGACCGCTTCATGTCGTGGTGGCCGGTCTTCAAGCAGTTCACCGACACCTGGCCCAAGGACTACCTCGCCGCCGACCCCGGCAAGAACTACGACGCCTTCCAGGACTTCGTGGGGCAGAAGGAAGCGATGCTCTACGAGGGCAGCTACAAGGTCCGCGAGATGCTGGACGCCGGGGTGAAGTTCCCGGTGGGGGCCTTCAACTTCCCGAGGCTCTCCAAGGCCGAGAGCAGGTACGCGACCGGCGTGAACACCGCCAACGCCTATGCGGGCACGGGTGGCTTCCAGTACGCGATGAGCACGCCGCAGTCGAACAAGACCATGCGCGAGAAGGGCAAGACGGAGGCGGTGATCGACTGGATGCGCTTCTTCGGCACGCCGAGAAACCTCCAGCGCCTGACCGCCGAGCAGGGCACCTATGCCCCGACCTGGCCCGGCACGACGGTCAAGCTCGCCCTGAGCAACTTCGACGCGGGGGCGATCACGGCGCAGCTCAAGCTGCCCGAGCGGTCCATCGGGGCGGCGACCGCCACCGCGAATCTGGGCTGGGTGGACATGCAGCGCATCTTCGGGCTGTACCTCAGCGGCAACATCACGCTCGACCAGGCAAAGGCACAGGCGCAGACGGTGCTCGACCGCGCGGCGCAGGATTACGCCCGCAAGAACAAGATCGACCTGTCGAAGTACTGA
- a CDS encoding carbohydrate ABC transporter permease — protein sequence MTALPGFRSGSAASRSVLTRLRRNWPAYLFLLPTLLLVGYFAYYPAYIAVTRAFTDWDGLNTPNFTGLDNFRRAVTDPVMGEATKNMGIWVVLGTLLALVMPLIVAELVFHLRGRRRQYAYRTLFVIPIVIPSLVLLLVWGDFYRSDGLLNQLLGAVGLGGLRHEWLGDPHTALYALIFLGFPYIDAFNFLLLYAGLQAIPEDVFDAAKIDGATGLRRVLRVDLPLLRPQLGLIAMLAIIGNVQYYISPLVLTSGGPGYATTVPALLMFQTARRDGDFGYAMAIAFLLMLLVVVLTLLSRLISRGNR from the coding sequence ATGACCGCCCTGCCCGGTTTCCGTTCCGGTTCCGCCGCCTCCCGCAGCGTCCTGACGCGGCTGCGCCGGAACTGGCCCGCCTACCTCTTCCTGCTGCCGACCCTGCTGCTGGTGGGGTACTTCGCCTATTACCCGGCTTACATCGCCGTGACCCGCGCCTTTACCGACTGGGACGGCCTGAACACGCCCAACTTCACCGGGCTGGACAACTTCCGGCGGGCGGTGACCGACCCCGTGATGGGCGAGGCGACGAAGAACATGGGCATCTGGGTGGTGCTGGGGACCCTGCTCGCCCTCGTGATGCCGCTGATCGTCGCCGAGCTGGTCTTTCACCTGAGGGGGCGGCGGCGGCAGTACGCCTACCGCACCCTGTTCGTCATCCCCATCGTGATTCCGTCCCTGGTGCTGCTGCTCGTGTGGGGCGACTTCTACCGCAGTGACGGGCTGCTCAATCAGCTTCTGGGCGCCGTCGGCCTGGGCGGGCTGCGGCACGAGTGGCTCGGCGATCCCCACACGGCGCTGTACGCGCTGATCTTCCTGGGGTTCCCCTACATCGACGCCTTCAACTTCCTGCTGCTGTACGCGGGGCTCCAGGCCATCCCCGAGGACGTGTTCGACGCGGCCAAGATCGACGGGGCGACGGGGCTGCGGCGGGTGCTGCGGGTGGACCTGCCCCTGCTGCGTCCCCAACTGGGCCTCATCGCCATGCTGGCGATCATCGGGAACGTGCAGTACTACATCAGCCCGCTCGTGCTGACCTCGGGCGGCCCGGGCTACGCGACCACGGTGCCCGCGCTGCTGATGTTCCAGACGGCGAGGCGGGACGGTGACTTCGGCTACGCGATGGCGATTGCCTTCCTGCTGATGCTGCTGGTGGTCGTGCTGACGCTGCTCTCGCGCCTGATCAGCCGGGGGAACCGGTGA
- a CDS encoding carbohydrate ABC transporter permease, whose amino-acid sequence MGRTGFTAGEVVRQAILIALGLLALFPLYFTTVNSFKDRVQYAENLLNVPTRLHPENYALAWAQVQGPLVNSVVVTVTSVLATLILASLSAYAFALMDFPGRHLLFALTFALLLVPDFLTLIPLYVQIRNLTLPSNYLAIILPTVAVGQPFAILVLRAAFEAIPRDMLEAARLDGAGHLQLLRRIVLPISLPVLISVAIIRLVPVWNEYLLPSLVLDEAHRTLPVALVNFQGGGAATAVTPNYGALMASYVLAAVPLLVLFAFLMRYYIQGVTSGGVKG is encoded by the coding sequence GTGGGGCGTACGGGTTTTACGGCGGGCGAGGTCGTGCGGCAGGCCATTCTCATCGCCCTGGGGCTGCTGGCCCTCTTTCCGCTGTACTTCACGACCGTCAACTCCTTCAAGGACCGGGTGCAGTACGCCGAGAACCTCCTCAACGTCCCCACCCGGCTGCATCCCGAGAATTATGCGCTCGCCTGGGCCCAGGTTCAGGGCCCGCTCGTCAACTCGGTGGTCGTCACCGTGACGAGCGTGCTGGCAACGCTGATCCTGGCCTCGCTGAGCGCCTACGCCTTCGCGCTGATGGACTTTCCGGGGCGGCACCTGCTGTTCGCCCTGACCTTCGCCCTGCTGCTCGTGCCCGACTTCCTGACGCTGATCCCGCTGTACGTGCAGATTCGCAACCTGACGCTGCCCAGCAACTACCTGGCGATCATCCTGCCCACGGTCGCGGTCGGCCAGCCCTTCGCCATCCTGGTGCTGCGGGCGGCGTTCGAGGCGATTCCCCGTGACATGCTGGAGGCCGCGCGGCTGGACGGCGCCGGGCACCTGCAACTGCTGCGCCGCATCGTGCTGCCGATCAGCCTGCCCGTGCTGATCTCGGTGGCGATCATCCGCCTCGTGCCGGTGTGGAACGAGTATCTGCTCCCCTCGCTCGTGCTCGACGAGGCGCACCGCACCCTGCCCGTCGCGCTCGTCAACTTCCAGGGGGGCGGGGCGGCCACGGCGGTCACGCCCAATTACGGCGCCCTGATGGCCTCCTACGTGCTCGCGGCGGTGCCCCTGCTCGTGCTCTTCGCCTTCCTGATGCGCTACTACATCCAGGGCGTGACGAGCGGCGGGGTGAAGGGGTAG
- a CDS encoding glycoside hydrolase family 13 protein, producing the protein MSPSEQPHPTTPEWVKDAVFYQIFPDRFARSGRVTGLNLQPWGSPPQVHGYMGGDLWGVTEKLDHIAALGVSAIYFCPVFQSASNHRYHTHDYYRVDPMLGGNEALRALIDAAHERGIRIVLDGVFNHASRGFFQFNDLLEQGEASAYRDWFHVSGWPLHAYDDAGPANYHAWWGIRALPKFNTSTPAVREFLWDVGEYWMRFGIDGWRLDVPNEIDDDEFWREFRRRVKAVNPEAYIVGELWGDAHRWLQGDQFDAVMNYHFTRPCLAFFGARTLQQAANEYSGLGHIEPMDAATFARRMEEVTRLYHPEIVRAQLNLLDSHDTARFLTAAGGDATAFRLASVFQMTYVGAPCIYYGDEVGLPGGHDPDCRRAFPWQDEASWDCETLGLLQRLTKARHATPALRRGEFHITHAGGDELVYVREHESGDAHVAINTGLTPAHLPLSRVKPGRYCNALTGSHIELTEGTRVEVPARGAVVLVRE; encoded by the coding sequence ATGTCGCCCTCCGAGCAGCCGCACCCCACCACGCCCGAATGGGTCAAGGACGCCGTCTTCTACCAGATCTTCCCCGACCGCTTCGCCCGCAGCGGGCGCGTGACGGGCCTGAACCTCCAGCCGTGGGGCAGCCCGCCGCAGGTTCACGGGTACATGGGCGGCGACCTGTGGGGGGTGACGGAAAAACTGGACCACATCGCGGCGCTCGGGGTCAGCGCCATCTACTTCTGCCCGGTGTTCCAGTCGGCCTCCAACCACCGCTACCACACGCACGACTACTACCGGGTGGACCCCATGCTGGGCGGGAACGAGGCGCTGCGGGCGCTCATTGACGCGGCGCACGAACGGGGCATCCGCATCGTGCTGGACGGGGTGTTCAACCATGCCAGCCGGGGCTTTTTCCAGTTCAATGACCTCTTGGAGCAGGGCGAGGCGAGCGCCTACCGCGACTGGTTCCACGTCTCGGGCTGGCCGCTGCACGCCTACGACGACGCGGGACCCGCGAACTACCACGCCTGGTGGGGCATCCGCGCGCTGCCCAAGTTCAACACGTCCACCCCCGCCGTGCGTGAGTTCCTGTGGGACGTGGGCGAGTACTGGATGCGCTTCGGGATCGACGGCTGGCGGCTGGACGTGCCCAACGAGATCGACGACGACGAGTTCTGGCGCGAGTTCCGCCGCCGGGTGAAGGCCGTAAATCCTGAGGCTTACATCGTGGGCGAACTCTGGGGCGACGCGCACCGCTGGCTGCAAGGGGACCAGTTCGACGCCGTGATGAACTACCACTTCACCCGGCCCTGCCTGGCCTTCTTCGGGGCACGCACCCTCCAACAGGCCGCGAACGAGTACAGCGGCCTGGGGCACATCGAGCCCATGGACGCCGCCACTTTCGCCCGCCGGATGGAGGAGGTCACCCGGCTGTACCACCCCGAGATCGTCCGGGCGCAGCTCAACCTCCTCGACTCGCACGACACGGCCCGTTTCCTGACGGCGGCGGGGGGGGACGCGACGGCCTTTCGCCTCGCCTCCGTCTTTCAGATGACCTACGTGGGCGCGCCGTGCATCTACTACGGCGACGAAGTGGGCCTGCCCGGTGGGCACGACCCTGACTGCCGCCGCGCGTTCCCCTGGCAGGACGAGGCGAGCTGGGACTGCGAGACGCTGGGCTTGCTGCAACGGCTGACGAAGGCCCGCCACGCCACCCCCGCCCTGCGCCGTGGGGAGTTCCACATCACCCACGCCGGGGGGGACGAACTGGTGTACGTGCGCGAACATGAAAGCGGCGACGCTCACGTTGCGATCAACACGGGCCTCACGCCCGCCCATCTGCCCCTGAGCCGCGTGAAGCCTGGACGTTACTGCAACGCGCTGACGGGCTCCCACATTGAACTAACGGAGGGGACGCGGGTGGAAGTTCCGGCCCGGGGCGCGGTGGTCCTCGTCCGGGAGTGA
- a CDS encoding CCA tRNA nucleotidyltransferase: MFRRRPPLPAFPPGALLVGGGARDWLRGVRPKDFDWAVPDPEAAAREVAARQGGAAFPLDEERGYWRVHLPEGVQHDFVPLPGDVMDDLLRRDFTVNALALMADRQVLDPTGGQADLRARRLRMVSEANLRDDPLRAWRAARFEVTLGFRLEAATEAAVRRVAAELSAGLLPMPAPERIRDELHALLSHPDAARGIWRLEELGLLALTLPELREGIGVTQGGFHHLDVFAHGVEALHQLLARFPDAGLPLRWATLLHDVGKPRARGVNPKSGRTTFYEHDRIGAALTKAILTRLRLPSAEVERAAALVRAHMAPLPAGEREARRFVHRRRELLPDLLRVMLADREAARGPQSHPAIRHAYARAMDRVLGALEEQPAAPRPLLTGEDVMALLDIPPGPAVGEALRAVAEAQALGEVRTAEEARALLLGREDAASSSGPPHL, encoded by the coding sequence ATGTTCCGCCGCCGCCCTCCCCTGCCCGCCTTTCCGCCCGGCGCCCTGCTCGTTGGCGGCGGGGCGCGCGACTGGCTGCGGGGGGTGCGGCCCAAGGACTTCGACTGGGCGGTGCCGGACCCGGAGGCGGCGGCCCGGGAGGTGGCAGCCCGGCAGGGCGGGGCGGCCTTCCCGCTCGACGAGGAGCGCGGCTACTGGCGGGTTCACCTGCCGGAGGGGGTGCAGCACGATTTCGTGCCCCTGCCGGGGGATGTGATGGACGATCTGCTCCGGCGCGACTTCACCGTGAACGCGCTGGCGCTCATGGCAGATCGGCAGGTTCTCGACCCCACCGGCGGGCAGGCTGACCTGCGCGCACGGCGGCTGCGGATGGTCTCGGAGGCGAATCTGCGGGACGACCCCCTGCGGGCGTGGCGGGCGGCTCGTTTCGAGGTCACGCTGGGCTTTCGGCTGGAGGCGGCGACGGAGGCGGCGGTCCGGCGGGTCGCGGCTGAGCTTTCGGCAGGCCTGCTGCCCATGCCCGCACCCGAACGGATACGTGACGAGCTGCATGCCCTGCTCAGCCATCCCGACGCGGCGCGGGGCATCTGGCGCCTGGAGGAGCTGGGCCTGCTCGCCCTCACCCTTCCCGAGTTGCGCGAGGGCATCGGCGTCACCCAGGGCGGCTTTCACCACCTCGACGTGTTCGCGCACGGGGTGGAGGCGCTGCACCAGCTCCTGGCCCGCTTTCCCGACGCTGGCCTGCCGCTGCGCTGGGCCACCCTGCTGCACGACGTGGGCAAGCCGCGCGCCCGGGGGGTGAACCCGAAGTCGGGGCGCACCACCTTCTACGAGCACGACAGGATCGGCGCGGCGCTGACGAAGGCCATCCTGACGCGCCTGCGCCTGCCCTCGGCGGAGGTGGAGCGGGCCGCCGCCCTGGTCCGGGCGCACATGGCGCCCCTCCCGGCGGGCGAGCGGGAGGCCCGGCGCTTCGTCCACCGCCGCCGCGAGTTGCTGCCCGACCTGCTGCGCGTGATGCTCGCCGACCGCGAGGCCGCGCGGGGGCCGCAGAGCCACCCTGCCATCCGGCACGCCTACGCCCGCGCGATGGACCGGGTGCTCGGGGCGCTGGAGGAGCAGCCCGCCGCCCCCCGTCCCCTGCTCACCGGTGAGGACGTGATGGCCCTGCTGGACATTCCCCCCGGTCCCGCCGTCGGGGAGGCGCTACGGGCCGTGGCGGAGGCGCAGGCGCTGGGCGAGGTGCGGACGGCGGAGGAGGCGCGGGCCTTGTTGCTCGGGCGGGAGGACGCGGCTTCTTCCAGCGGGCCGCCGCACCTTTGA
- a CDS encoding HNH endonuclease signature motif containing protein, translating to MFCNRTCKEKAQSLESGVLEISRYGDGSHHYRQIALRGREAKCELCGYSAVPGVLEVHHIDRDRTNNHPSNLQVLCPTCHAVQHFTTRTGKFAPKQTMRTRVAASPNIA from the coding sequence ATGTTCTGCAATAGAACATGCAAGGAGAAGGCTCAATCCCTGGAATCGGGAGTCCTTGAGATCAGCCGGTACGGGGATGGGAGTCATCACTACCGCCAGATTGCCCTGCGTGGACGTGAGGCGAAATGCGAGCTTTGCGGGTACAGCGCCGTGCCTGGAGTGCTGGAGGTCCACCATATAGACCGCGACCGCACCAACAACCATCCCAGCAACTTGCAGGTCCTATGTCCCACCTGTCACGCGGTCCAGCACTTCACGACGAGAACGGGGAAGTTCGCCCCGAAGCAGACGATGCGGACACGGGTGGCTGCCTCTCCGAACATCGCCTGA
- a CDS encoding AAA family ATPase — protein MTGPAPLTPLPPQAVIDASARLRTLLFEVKKVIVGQDLLLERLLVALLARGHVLVEGVPGLAKTLAIHTTAQAIGASFRRIQFTPDLVPADLIGTRIYNQKTGAFEVELGPVVANLILADEINRAPAKIQSALLEAMQERQVTIGSQTFPLPDPFLVLATQNPIESEGTYFLPEAQVDRFMFKVIVSYPGFHEEMTVVERVSHKFEPINVQLSSEELRGMQRMADQVYVHPSVVEYAVTLARATRDPASVGLSELRRSVVYGASPRASVNLILGAKALAIVRGREYALPEDVRDLAPEVLRHRIMLSYEGLAEEVRLEELVGRLIAAVPLPRVHLGDPHGAAPPVVTRDEPA, from the coding sequence ATGACGGGCCCCGCTCCCCTGACCCCGCTCCCGCCCCAGGCGGTGATCGACGCCTCCGCGCGGCTGCGAACGCTGCTGTTCGAGGTCAAGAAAGTTATCGTCGGGCAGGATCTGCTGCTCGAACGCCTGCTTGTCGCCCTGCTCGCCCGCGGACACGTGCTCGTGGAGGGCGTGCCGGGCCTCGCCAAGACGCTGGCGATCCACACGACCGCGCAGGCCATCGGGGCGTCCTTCCGGCGCATCCAGTTCACGCCGGACCTCGTGCCCGCCGACCTGATCGGCACCCGCATCTACAACCAGAAGACGGGCGCGTTCGAGGTCGAACTCGGCCCGGTGGTCGCCAACCTGATCCTGGCCGACGAGATCAACCGCGCGCCCGCCAAGATCCAGTCCGCGCTGCTGGAGGCCATGCAGGAGCGCCAGGTCACCATCGGGTCGCAGACCTTCCCGCTGCCCGACCCCTTCCTGGTGCTCGCCACGCAAAACCCCATCGAGTCGGAGGGAACCTACTTCCTGCCGGAGGCGCAGGTCGACCGCTTCATGTTCAAGGTCATCGTGAGCTACCCCGGCTTCCACGAGGAGATGACGGTCGTTGAGCGCGTCTCGCACAAGTTCGAGCCCATCAACGTGCAGCTTTCCAGCGAGGAACTGCGCGGGATGCAGCGGATGGCCGATCAGGTCTATGTCCACCCCTCGGTCGTGGAGTACGCGGTGACGCTGGCCCGCGCGACCCGCGACCCGGCGAGCGTCGGCCTGTCCGAGCTCAGGCGTTCGGTCGTCTACGGGGCCAGCCCGCGCGCCAGCGTGAACCTGATCCTGGGGGCCAAGGCGCTCGCCATCGTGCGGGGGCGCGAGTACGCCCTGCCCGAGGACGTGCGCGACCTCGCCCCCGAGGTGCTGCGCCACCGCATCATGCTCTCGTACGAGGGGCTGGCGGAGGAGGTGCGGCTGGAGGAGTTGGTCGGGCGCCTGATCGCCGCCGTGCCGCTGCCGCGCGTTCACCTGGGCGACCCGCACGGCGCCGCCCCGCCGGTGGTGACCCGCGATGAGCCTGCTTAG
- a CDS encoding DUF58 domain-containing protein, producing MSLLRRRRGVTAPPPAPTPARPPTERPAQLLRRLEFGVVRRLDGVLFGDYRGLFYGPSLDLAEVREYQPGDEVRRIDWNVTARSGRLHVRQYREERELTAWLVIDTSASMDFGTRRVLKRDLAKEFAGLAALVIARHGDKVGAITFGPRAGFTPPRGGRAQALAVLGLLSRETPGGPETHRSADLAEALTAVERTLRRRSLVFVVSDFLEEASRGPGSWTTALGRLAQRHDVVAVRVSDPAERVLPDVGGLRLRDPETGGELWLDTSDPGVRAAHARLVAQRDGALRRALTSVQVDLLDLGTERDPVGPLLRFTAARRGRRT from the coding sequence ATGAGCCTGCTTAGACGCCGCCGGGGGGTGACCGCGCCGCCCCCCGCTCCCACCCCGGCCCGCCCCCCGACCGAGCGGCCCGCCCAGCTCCTGCGGCGGCTGGAGTTCGGGGTGGTGCGGCGGCTGGACGGGGTGCTCTTCGGCGACTACCGCGGCCTCTTCTACGGCCCCAGCCTGGATCTGGCCGAGGTGCGCGAGTACCAGCCCGGCGACGAGGTGCGGCGGATCGACTGGAACGTGACCGCCCGAAGTGGCCGCCTGCACGTCCGCCAGTACCGCGAGGAGCGCGAGCTGACCGCCTGGCTGGTCATCGACACCTCAGCCTCGATGGACTTCGGCACCCGGCGGGTCCTCAAACGGGACCTGGCGAAGGAGTTCGCGGGGCTGGCGGCCCTCGTCATCGCCCGGCACGGGGACAAGGTTGGGGCGATCACCTTCGGCCCCCGGGCGGGCTTTACCCCACCGCGGGGCGGGCGGGCGCAGGCGCTCGCGGTCCTTGGCCTGCTGTCCCGCGAGACGCCGGGCGGCCCAGAGACTCATCGCAGCGCTGACCTCGCCGAGGCCCTCACGGCGGTCGAGCGCACCCTGCGGCGGCGGTCGCTGGTGTTCGTGGTGTCGGATTTCCTGGAGGAGGCCTCGCGTGGCCCGGGGAGCTGGACCACGGCCCTGGGGCGGCTGGCGCAGCGGCACGACGTGGTCGCGGTGCGCGTGTCGGACCCCGCCGAGCGGGTGCTCCCCGACGTGGGGGGGCTGCGGCTGCGGGACCCGGAAACGGGGGGGGAGCTGTGGCTCGACACCTCCGACCCGGGGGTGCGGGCCGCCCATGCCCGGCTGGTGGCCCAGCGCGACGGGGCGCTGCGGCGGGCGCTGACCTCCGTGCAGGTGGACCTGCTCGACCTGGGGACCGAGCGTGACCCGGTCGGTCCCCTGCTGCGCTTCACGGCGGCGAGACGGGGGAGGCGCACATGA
- a CDS encoding VWA domain-containing protein codes for MTLTYPALLWLLLLVPLAVWGLWRAARRREQRARAYADAHLLGSVLRGGAAGRSRWPLALQLGALTLLLLAAAQPVATLRLPTNQASVMIALDASRSMLADDVKPTRLEAAREVAREFLRLAPSTTRIGFLTFSDRASVLVPPTTDRQEVLDALNRVKPAQATSFAGALVSGVRALPGREKVVPPRELLELPPQAGAAPGTAPVDPDTLPPGAILLLSDGISNRGANPLLAARFASDQRVKLYAVAIGQEGGAVSQVQGQLVFVPFDTRELSRLADLTGGQFLSPPDPERLRELYRDLGTAVRWSPGNLGLAAPLAGLAAALLLLGGGLALGWQRRVP; via the coding sequence ATGACCCTGACCTATCCGGCCCTGCTGTGGCTGTTGCTGCTCGTGCCGCTGGCAGTGTGGGGGCTGTGGCGGGCCGCGCGGCGGCGGGAGCAGCGGGCGCGGGCGTATGCCGACGCGCACCTGCTGGGCTCGGTGCTGCGGGGTGGGGCGGCGGGGCGCTCCCGGTGGCCGCTCGCCCTGCAACTCGGCGCGCTCACCCTGCTGCTGCTCGCCGCCGCCCAGCCCGTCGCCACCCTGCGGTTGCCCACCAACCAGGCCTCGGTGATGATCGCCCTCGACGCCTCGCGCTCCATGCTCGCCGACGATGTCAAACCCACCCGGCTGGAGGCGGCCCGCGAGGTGGCGCGCGAGTTCCTGCGGCTGGCCCCGTCCACCACCCGCATCGGGTTCCTGACCTTTTCCGACCGCGCCTCGGTGCTCGTGCCGCCCACCACCGACCGCCAGGAGGTGCTCGACGCGCTGAACCGGGTCAAACCCGCCCAGGCCACCTCCTTCGCGGGGGCGCTGGTGAGCGGCGTGCGGGCGCTGCCGGGGCGCGAGAAGGTCGTGCCGCCCCGCGAGCTGCTCGAACTGCCGCCCCAGGCGGGAGCCGCGCCGGGCACCGCGCCGGTGGACCCGGACACGCTCCCGCCGGGCGCGATCCTGCTCCTCTCGGACGGCATCTCGAACCGGGGGGCCAACCCGCTCCTCGCCGCTCGCTTCGCCTCGGACCAGCGGGTCAAGCTGTACGCGGTCGCCATCGGGCAGGAGGGCGGGGCGGTCAGCCAGGTGCAGGGGCAACTCGTGTTCGTGCCCTTCGATACCCGCGAGCTGTCCCGCCTCGCCGACCTGACGGGCGGGCAGTTCCTCTCCCCGCCCGACCCCGAGCGGCTGCGCGAGCTGTACCGCGATCTGGGCACGGCGGTGCGCTGGTCGCCGGGCAACCTGGGCCTCGCCGCCCCGCTGGCTGGCCTCGCCGCCGCGCTGCTGCTGCTGGGCGGCGGGCTGGCGCTGGGCTGGCAGCGGAGGGTGCCTTGA
- a CDS encoding VWA domain-containing protein has product MTFLWPWALAALALLPLFVWLYLRGLGRPARVAALHPDLRLLAQASARPRPLRRHLPALLYLGALTLTLFALARPTAPLPLPDNRTSIMLAIDVSRSMEVQDIEPSRFVAAQEAARRFVRALPSGARVGLVSFSGDAVLHTPPTSRHDRVFAAIDSLTVAPRTAIGDGLRTALQALPGRDAKAAANAQDRPPAAIVLLSDGRNNTGSDPLEVAAQAKKLGVKVYTVGLGTVGGDLRSNRWNSFQGGFDADTLKGIATATGGHYSEARSASQLSSIYRELGRSLGWTVQAREVSGFLAALAGLVLLGSLGVSELVTRRIL; this is encoded by the coding sequence ATGACCTTTCTCTGGCCCTGGGCGCTGGCCGCGCTGGCGCTGCTGCCCCTGTTCGTGTGGCTCTACCTGCGGGGGCTGGGCAGGCCCGCCCGGGTGGCCGCCCTGCACCCGGACCTGCGGCTCCTCGCGCAGGCCTCGGCGCGCCCCCGCCCGCTCAGGCGCCACCTCCCCGCGCTGCTGTACCTGGGCGCCCTGACCCTGACGCTGTTCGCCCTGGCCCGGCCCACCGCGCCGCTGCCGCTGCCCGACAACCGCACCTCGATCATGCTCGCCATCGACGTGTCGCGCTCGATGGAGGTCCAGGACATCGAGCCCAGCCGCTTCGTCGCCGCGCAGGAGGCCGCCCGGCGCTTCGTGAGGGCGCTGCCGTCCGGCGCGCGGGTCGGCCTGGTCTCCTTTTCCGGGGACGCGGTCCTCCACACCCCGCCGACCTCCCGCCACGACCGGGTCTTCGCGGCCATCGACAGCCTGACCGTGGCGCCCCGCACCGCCATCGGGGACGGGCTGCGGACGGCGCTCCAGGCCCTCCCGGGGCGGGATGCCAAGGCGGCGGCGAACGCCCAGGACCGGCCCCCGGCGGCCATCGTCCTCCTCTCCGACGGGCGCAACAACACGGGCAGCGATCCCCTTGAGGTGGCGGCCCAGGCCAAGAAGCTCGGGGTCAAGGTCTACACCGTGGGGCTGGGCACCGTGGGCGGCGACCTGCGCAGCAACCGCTGGAACAGCTTTCAGGGCGGCTTCGACGCCGACACCCTCAAGGGGATCGCCACCGCCACCGGGGGCCACTACTCCGAGGCGCGCTCGGCCTCCCAGCTCAGCTCGATCTACCGCGAGCTGGGCCGCTCGCTGGGCTGGACCGTGCAGGCGCGCGAGGTCTCGGGCTTCCTCGCCGCGCTCGCCGGGCTGGTGCTGCTGGGCAGCCTGGGGGTGTCGGAGTTGGTGACGAGGCGCATTCTCTGA